The genomic interval CGGCACGGTCGAAGCCGTCCGGCTCAAAAAAGACCTGAGCGGCCCGGCGGGAAAGCCGGTCACGCTGTTCAAGGCGTCCGAGGCGCCATGGGTCCGCTCGCACGTCCCCGGAGAAAAACTGTACGTCACCGACGGGCCGTTCCTGCTGCGCAACAGCCGGGGCGAGCTGCTGATGCTTTGGTCGTCGTTCACCGACGAGGGCTACGCCATCGGGCTGGCCCGCTCGCGGAGCGGCGACATCGGCGGACCGTGGGAACAATTTCCGCAGCCGATCTTTCGGCGCGACGGAGGGCACGGCATGATCCTGCGCACGTTCGACGGCAGGCTGCTGCTGAGCATCCACCAGCCCAACCGGACGCCCGATGAGCGGACGAAGCTGTTTCCGCTGCGCGAAACGGCCGACGGAGGACTGGAGATCGCGGGGGACGCGCTCCCGTAAAACGAGCAAAAAACGAAAGCAAACCGAACGATATGACACAGGAAGAACTCTTCAAGAAACTGGTCGCTCACAGCAAGGAATACGGGTTCATATTCCCGTCGAGCGAAATCTACGACGGCCTGAGCGCCGTATACGACTACGGACAGCTGGGCGTCGAGCTCAAGAACAATATCAAGCGCTACTGGTGGGACGCGATGACGAAGCTCAACGACAACATCGTGGGTATCGACTCGGCGATCTTCATGCACCCGCGCATCTGGGAAGCGTCGGGCCATGTGGGCGCGTTCAACGACCCGCTGATTGACAACCGCGACTCGAAGAAGCGCTACCGTGCGGACGTGCTGATCGAAGACTTCATCGCCAAGCAGGACGAAAAGATCGCCAAGGAGGTCGAAAAGGCTCGCAAGAAGTTCGGCGATTCGTTCGACGAGGCCAAGTTTCTGGCGACCAATCCCCGCGTGGCCGAGCATAAGGCCAAGCGCGACGAGGCGCACGAGCGGATGGTGAAGGCCCTCAACGACAACGACCTCGACGAGCTGCGGCAGATCATCGTCGACAGCGGCATCGTCTGCCCGATCTCGGGCACGCGCAACTGGACCGAAGTGCGCCAGTTCAACCTGATGTTCGAGACGAAGATCGGCTCGGTCAGCGAAGGAGCCAATACGATCTACCTGCGCCCCGAAACGGCTCAGGGCATTTTCGTCAACTTCCTGAACGTACAGAAGACCGGCCGGATGAAGATTCCGTTCGGCATCGCGCAGATCGGCAAGGCGTTCCGCAACGAGATCGTCGCGCGGCAGTTCATCTTCCGCATGCGCGAGTTCGAGCAGATGGAGATGCAGTTCTTCGTCCGTCCGGGCGACGAGCTGCGCTGGTTCGACCATTGGCGCCAGACCCGCATGAAATGGCATCGCGCGCTCGGATTCGGCGACGAGCACTACCGCTTCCACGACCACGACAAGCTGGCCCACTACGCCAATGCGGCGACCGACATCGAATACGAGTTCCCGTTCGGCTTCAAGGAGGTCGAGGGCATCCATTCGCGGACGGACTTCGATCTGGGCAACCACCAGAAGTTCTCCGGCAAAAAGATACAGTACTTCGACACCGAAACGGGCGAAAGCTATGTGCCCTACGTCGTCGAGACATCGATCGGCGTCGACCGCATGGTGCTTCAGGTACTGTCGGCTTCGTACGAGGAGCAGACGCTCGAGGGCGGCGACACCCGGCTGGTGATGCATTTCCCGCCGGCTTTGGCTCCCGTCAAGGCCGCCGTGCTGCCGCTGGTCAAGAAGGACGGACTGCCCGAGGTGGCCCGCGAGCTGATGCACGCGCTGAAGGCCGACCACAACGTGCAGTACGACGAAAAGGACAGCATCGGCAAGCGCTACCGCCGTCAGGACGCGATCGGCACGCCGTTCTGCATCACGGTCGACCATCAGACGCTCGAGGACCGGACCGTCACGGTCCGCCACCGCGACTCGATGGAGCAGCAGCGCGTGGCCATAGCCGACCTGCCCGCGATGATCGGCGAGGAGGTCAGCCTGCGCAAGCTGTTCGCCAAGCTGAACTAAGCAGACGAGAAAATGAACCGAGCGGACCGTTCGACCGTCTGGTCGAACGGTCCGCTCGTTATGAACGATTACAACGACCGGGCCTCGGGATCGAGTCCGATCGATTAAGGCGTCGCCCGACTCCATTGCCGAGCGTTGGTCGTCGAAGGATCACGAAAGAAATCGGAACGATTCTCGGATTGCCGATCAAAGCCCCATTCAGAAAAAACGGTTTCGTCAATGAAATTCCTAAAATTCACATATATTCGATAATAGGACACGGATACGCAAACACTATCACTCCGATTCTTCGATCCCAACTAATTCCAACTATTATGAAAAACCTAATCTTTCCGCAGCATGTCTTTTTCTGTTCGTGGAAACTCTGTTTTCCCGCTGTCACAACGACAAAACGAACCTGAGCGAATACGCTCTGTACAAATGGCATCACCCTGAAGG from Alistipes ihumii AP11 carries:
- a CDS encoding glycine--tRNA ligase; the protein is MTQEELFKKLVAHSKEYGFIFPSSEIYDGLSAVYDYGQLGVELKNNIKRYWWDAMTKLNDNIVGIDSAIFMHPRIWEASGHVGAFNDPLIDNRDSKKRYRADVLIEDFIAKQDEKIAKEVEKARKKFGDSFDEAKFLATNPRVAEHKAKRDEAHERMVKALNDNDLDELRQIIVDSGIVCPISGTRNWTEVRQFNLMFETKIGSVSEGANTIYLRPETAQGIFVNFLNVQKTGRMKIPFGIAQIGKAFRNEIVARQFIFRMREFEQMEMQFFVRPGDELRWFDHWRQTRMKWHRALGFGDEHYRFHDHDKLAHYANAATDIEYEFPFGFKEVEGIHSRTDFDLGNHQKFSGKKIQYFDTETGESYVPYVVETSIGVDRMVLQVLSASYEEQTLEGGDTRLVMHFPPALAPVKAAVLPLVKKDGLPEVARELMHALKADHNVQYDEKDSIGKRYRRQDAIGTPFCITVDHQTLEDRTVTVRHRDSMEQQRVAIADLPAMIGEEVSLRKLFAKLN